In Desulfofustis limnaeus, the genomic stretch GATGATCGATACCATGGGGGGGCGGGTGAACGCCTTTACCGGGAGAGATTACACCTGTTTCAGCGGTTTGGTCATGGATGACCACCGGACCTATGTGTTCGACCTTCTCTCCGATATCCTGCTCAATTCGATCTTCCCTGAAGATAAGCTGATGAAAGAGAAACAAGTCATCATCAGCGAACAGGAAATGGCGGCTGATCTCCCCGTGGAACAGGCCCTGGCCGGCCTCAAGTCGACGATTTGGCAGAACCACCCTCTGGGTTCGAAGATCGAGGGCAGTGCCGAGTCCATATCTCGGCTCACCAGGGAAGACGTGATCTATTTTCTCCATAGCAATTACCTGCCCGATCGAGTCATCGTGGCCTGTGCCGGCAACCTGGAGCATGAGGACATCGTTGCCCAAGTGCGCGATTGCTTCTGGCGGATGACTGGATCATCGGTACCGTTGACCTATGGCTCAGCGCATTTCAACAGTGGTTTCGTGCGCCACCATCATGGCGGCAATCATGCCTATTTTGCCGTGGGTATCGAGGCGCCGGCGTATGCCTGGCCGGAGCGTTATTGCATCCATCTGCTCAACACGGCTCTAGGTGGAGGCATGTCGTCACGATTGTACCGTACCCTGCGCGAGGAGCGGGGAGTGGTTTACGACATTCACTCGGAGTACCACGCCTATATGGACGGAGGGGCTCTGGTGATCTGCGGTTCCTGCCGGCCGGACAGGGTGTTTTCCGTGGTCGATGAGATCATCGAGATCAGTGGCTCTCTGGTCACCGCAGCGCAGCCCATGGCCGAGGAAGAGCTCTGGCAGGCCAAGTTGTATACCGTCGGGCAGTACCACATAGATTCTGAAGACCCCTATACGCGGATGAGCAGGCTTCTCACGCAACTTTTCTATTTTTCCCGGGTCGTTGGCGTTGAGGAAATCATTGCCGGGCTGGAAGGAGCAACAACGGCTGCAATTTCCCGGGTGAGCGGGGACTATTTTCAGAGTTTTTCGAAGAAAGTAGCGGCTTGTGTGGTTGGACCGGATTGATGGAGCGGCAAAGTTGCTCGAGCATGGAGGCGGAATCGGCAGTCATGCCGAAAATCAGAAACAGGGAGGTAACGCATGGGTATCGATGCATCGGTGAAGAAAAACTGGATAGAGATTCAAAGGAAACATGATGTGCCGGTGAACGCGATCGGTGTGAAGATCAAGGAGAGCGATGCCAAGACCTTGAAGATCTGGAAGGATGAGGGCATCGATAAATTCATGAAGAAGTAGGATAGAATCGGTATGAGTGAAAAATTGATATTAGTGGTGGACGACAGCCCTACCGACAGGCAGATAGCCGTATCCGCCTGTCAAGCCAAAGGGTATCGGGTGGAGTCGGCAGCTGAGGGTGAAGAGGCACTGCGCAAGGCTTTGGACCTGAAACCAGATCTCATTCTACTGGATGTGATTCTACCGCAAAAAAACGGGTTCCAAGTTTGTCGTCAGTTGAAGAGTAGCCCGGAAACGCAGGCGATAAAGATCATCATGGTGACCAGTAAATCGCAAGACAGTGACCGGTTCTGGGGGATCAAGCAGGGTGCTGACGGATATCTGACGAAACCGTTCAGCGAGTCAGAGCTTCACGAACTGATAGCGCAAACGATCTGATCGAGGCAACCTGCTCGGAGCGATGACGAGCTTATCGACCTGCGCTGAAACCATGCAGCAGGTCCGGAGGACAGGTGATGAGTGAAGACAGCAAGAGGCGCTGGGCGCAGATGAAGCCGTTGCGCTTTATTACAGAAAAGATTCGCAATAAAGTGCTGGTGATTCTCCTTGGAGCAGCACTGGGTACACTGATAGTTGCCATGGTGGCCGTAGTCTCCATCAACATTGCCCAGCGGACCATTGATGAAGTCGTTGATCGCAAGGGGGCAATAGCGACGCTTGCCAATAACGCCGAGATCCAGCTGCTGCTGGCTCGCGAGCTGGATCAGCGCTATCTGCTCAACTATCGCGCCCTCGGTTTTGCAAACGCTCGCGGCGAGTATGTCGTGAAGGTAGAGCAATACGTCCAGCAAGCCGGAGCCATCCTGGCCGAGATCCAGACGAAGGATCCGGGAAGCGAAGTTATTCAGCAAAACATCGATAATGCCCGCCAGAACCTCAATACGTATTTGTCCTCTTTCTTGACGGTTGTGGAACTTACCGAAAAAAGGGGCTACAAGGATCTCGGCTTAATTGGTGAGTTCAGCGGCGATATCGAAGATGTGGAAAAGATACTCAGCAGTGCCGGCCAGCCCGATCTTCTTGTGGCTTTGCAGCAAGTGCGCGGAAATGAGCGTAATTACCTGCTGCTCGGTGAACGGCAATTCATCAGAATGGTGACCGACGGGGTAGCCGTATTGCAGGCGCAGATCGAGCGCAGCCCCCTTGCTCCCAGCGTCAAGGACAACGCCACCATCTTGATAGACGAATATCTGACAAAATTTGACGAAGTGGTGGCGGTGGACCGGCAGATTGCCGATGGGACGAGGACCTATCGATCGGCCGTCAACAACATCATTCCCACTTTGACCACCATCGTGGAGGCTGTGCAAACCGATCAGGCCGCTGCCATCACGGCCATGAAGGAGCAGAATCGGATCGCGTTGATCATCGTGGTTGCCGTCTCGATCATCACCATTCTTCTCGGTATTGCGGCTGCTTTCTTCTTCTCCCGTCGGTTGACCAAACAAATCGACAATATCATGGAGATGTTTGCCACGATCGGCATGGGAGATTTTTCCGCCCGTGCCGAGATCATCACCCATGACGAGCTGGGCGAAATGGCTGAATCGCTCAACGCCATGCTTGACAATACGTTGACGCTGATTCAAAGCCGCGAGGAGCGTGACGCGATTCAGGCGTCGATCATGCGGCTTCTCACTGAGATCAGTGACCTGGCTGACGGTGATTTGACGGCACGGGCTGAGGTCACCGAGGAGGTCACCGGGGCAATTGCCGACTCATTCAACAATATGGCCGAGCAGTTGAGCCGCGTCGTCAGGGACGTAAAATCGGCCTCGGCACTCGTCGGCAGTTCATCCAGCGATGTTGATCAGGTGACCAGAAAGCTGAGTCAGGCCAGTGAAGATCAGGCTGCCAAAATCCGTGACGCCATTACCACCATTGAAAGAATCGCCGACAATATCCGGGAAGTTGCCGCCAGTGCCGGTGAGTCGGCCCGCGTGTCCGGCAGTGCGCGCAAGAGCGCCCGCGAAGGTTCCGATGCGGTACGTAAGACTAACCAGGCCATGGGCTCGATCAAGGAAAACATGCGCGGTACGGCACGGACCATCAAGCGGCTTGGCGAAAGCTCACAGGAAATTGGTAATATCGTTCAGATTATTAATGATATTGCCGATCGGACATCGATTTTGGCGTTGAATGCCTCGATTCAGGCGGCCATGGCCGGAGAGGCGGGCCGTGGGTTTGCCGTCGTTGCCGAGGAGGTCCAGCGCTTGGCTGAGAGGTCTGCGACATCGACCAAGCAGATTGAAACGTTAATCAGCACCATCCAGGGTGAGATCAGTGAAGCCGGAATCAGCATGGAAAGAAGCATCCAGCATGTGGTAGACGGTACGGAGCTGGCTGATGAGGCATACGAGAAACTCGAAGAGATTGAAACGGTCTCCAATCAATTGGCAGAACTTGTTGAAAGTATTTCCGAAGCAGCACGCAGACAGGCAGCAGAATCGGAGAACATCACCAAGCTCATGAACGAGGTTGGTAAACTGACTGGAGAGACGACTGCGGCCACTCGTGAGACGGCCTCTTCAATGGAGAAAATCACAACCACTTCCAAGCAGCTTGAAGAGTCGATCGCCGTATTTAAGATCGAAGAGGAAACTGCTTGAGCCTGAACCTAAACTAGAGCTTCCGGGAGGTTCGTTCATGTTTCGCATAATTTTCCCTGTTCTGGCCTGTCTTTGTCTGCTTTTTGGCGCACCGGACTCAGGGCAGGCAGCGCCTACGATTATTCGTTTTTCCCATGTGGTCGGTGATGACACTCCAAAAGGTCAGGCGGCTTTGAAGCTGAAGAGTATCGTCGAGGAACGGATGGGGGATCGCTTCGTGGTTGAGGTGTATCCAAATTCAAGCCTCTTCGATGACGATCAGATCTTTGAAGCATTGCTTCTAGACGACGCCCAGATGGCGGCGCCGAGCCTGTCCAAATTCACCGTCTACACCAAGAGTCTCCAGGTTTTTGATCTGCCTTTCCTCTTTCAGGACCTGACGGCGGTGGATCGCTTCCAGAAGAGTCCCGAAGGGCAAGCTTTGCTGACTTCTTTTACCGACCGAGGTTTGCTTGGCCTCGGCTATTTGCATAACGGCATGAAGCAGTTATCGGCGAACCGTAAACTCTCGGTGCCTCAGGATGCCACCGGCTTGAAATTCAGAATCCAGCCGTCGGAGGTGTTGAAAGCCCAGTTTGCCGCAATCGGGGCCGAAGCCGTGCCGAAACC encodes the following:
- a CDS encoding TRAP transporter substrate-binding protein, translated to MFRIIFPVLACLCLLFGAPDSGQAAPTIIRFSHVVGDDTPKGQAALKLKSIVEERMGDRFVVEVYPNSSLFDDDQIFEALLLDDAQMAAPSLSKFTVYTKSLQVFDLPFLFQDLTAVDRFQKSPEGQALLTSFTDRGLLGLGYLHNGMKQLSANRKLSVPQDATGLKFRIQPSEVLKAQFAAIGAEAVPKPFSQVFSLLSTGVLDGQENTWSNIYSQKFHTAQTHITESNHGLLDYMVVTSVNFWEGLSSEDQRDLRAAVEEAIAFANDLAGKIEQADRQKVVDAGTAEVVQLSRNERNQWVEAMRPVWQQFEDGIGRDLINKAYGANQ
- a CDS encoding response regulator, whose amino-acid sequence is MSEKLILVVDDSPTDRQIAVSACQAKGYRVESAAEGEEALRKALDLKPDLILLDVILPQKNGFQVCRQLKSSPETQAIKIIMVTSKSQDSDRFWGIKQGADGYLTKPFSESELHELIAQTI
- a CDS encoding methyl-accepting chemotaxis protein — encoded protein: MSEDSKRRWAQMKPLRFITEKIRNKVLVILLGAALGTLIVAMVAVVSINIAQRTIDEVVDRKGAIATLANNAEIQLLLARELDQRYLLNYRALGFANARGEYVVKVEQYVQQAGAILAEIQTKDPGSEVIQQNIDNARQNLNTYLSSFLTVVELTEKRGYKDLGLIGEFSGDIEDVEKILSSAGQPDLLVALQQVRGNERNYLLLGERQFIRMVTDGVAVLQAQIERSPLAPSVKDNATILIDEYLTKFDEVVAVDRQIADGTRTYRSAVNNIIPTLTTIVEAVQTDQAAAITAMKEQNRIALIIVVAVSIITILLGIAAAFFFSRRLTKQIDNIMEMFATIGMGDFSARAEIITHDELGEMAESLNAMLDNTLTLIQSREERDAIQASIMRLLTEISDLADGDLTARAEVTEEVTGAIADSFNNMAEQLSRVVRDVKSASALVGSSSSDVDQVTRKLSQASEDQAAKIRDAITTIERIADNIREVAASAGESARVSGSARKSAREGSDAVRKTNQAMGSIKENMRGTARTIKRLGESSQEIGNIVQIINDIADRTSILALNASIQAAMAGEAGRGFAVVAEEVQRLAERSATSTKQIETLISTIQGEISEAGISMERSIQHVVDGTELADEAYEKLEEIETVSNQLAELVESISEAARRQAAESENITKLMNEVGKLTGETTAATRETASSMEKITTTSKQLEESIAVFKIEEETA
- a CDS encoding M16 family metallopeptidase, which produces MITVSELENGIRVVTEALPGSRSLAVGIMIRTGPRDQGPDQEGLAHLVEHALFQGTSSRSSLDIARMIDTMGGRVNAFTGRDYTCFSGLVMDDHRTYVFDLLSDILLNSIFPEDKLMKEKQVIISEQEMAADLPVEQALAGLKSTIWQNHPLGSKIEGSAESISRLTREDVIYFLHSNYLPDRVIVACAGNLEHEDIVAQVRDCFWRMTGSSVPLTYGSAHFNSGFVRHHHGGNHAYFAVGIEAPAYAWPERYCIHLLNTALGGGMSSRLYRTLREERGVVYDIHSEYHAYMDGGALVICGSCRPDRVFSVVDEIIEISGSLVTAAQPMAEEELWQAKLYTVGQYHIDSEDPYTRMSRLLTQLFYFSRVVGVEEIIAGLEGATTAAISRVSGDYFQSFSKKVAACVVGPD